One window of Corynebacterium accolens genomic DNA carries:
- a CDS encoding biotin/lipoyl-containing protein → MKIYAPFAGIVRCHVDVGEKISTGQELATVEATKLESPVVSPGPGMITRIAVADFSDVIGGDLIMEIGEA, encoded by the coding sequence ATGAAAATCTACGCCCCCTTCGCGGGCATCGTTCGCTGCCATGTCGATGTAGGTGAGAAAATTAGTACTGGTCAGGAGCTAGCTACCGTTGAGGCGACGAAGCTGGAATCGCCCGTCGTGTCCCCAGGCCCGGGGATGATTACTCGCATAGCGGTGGCGGATTTTAGCGATGTTATTGGCGGAGACTTAATTATGGAGATTGGAGAAGCGTAA